A portion of the Macaca nemestrina isolate mMacNem1 chromosome 19, mMacNem.hap1, whole genome shotgun sequence genome contains these proteins:
- the LOC105489278 gene encoding transcription initiation factor TFIID subunit 4-like yields MLLAALGPRAGQRHQRGGRRGRRGAGAGRPAEGRADWPGSSGLRRPMQMRPRSQLAAAPARRGPRRLGTGARAARHRLTSRAPGAALLDRPRCGSGGARVRRGPRWPPLRRAQAANFGGVRAAPSPPARRARPFIECLRRRPRPPPPPPGGPSRSERPRAGLRPGAFVSPGLLGRRASCSGRAGSAGRLHCSAAVLGAAQRRARSGSGAPALRTFSPGPASPPRASPGGRPGSEARGRSGAECARRGGRTSARPTFRFGSGAGRAAPPLLSLPCVPPPFHSLLSPPPIPRAPPTPERPPRPLPPPGPPRPRASPPEPLRRRRLLKCRKGRGPQDPGVPTLVPLPHGPPGASGVGSERDRKFQLHQSPARGPPRSRISGMTRAPVALSDVKRQHGWPPGASPSLSLGEAGGERPARGAPRAASSWQGWWRGSAWGRNPRLLHRTRPGAARGARRAAFHSRIFPLASQPEFSRPPLIVIYRTKEFGEVAEPQRKGRGLRLLSRGETTQNDRWTARALVEGVDLGRIF; encoded by the exons ATGCTGCTAGCGGCGCTCGGGCCCCGCGCGGGGCAGCGGCATCAGCGGGGCGGCCGGCGGGGACGGCGCGGGGCGGGCGCGGGGCGGCCGG CGGAGGGCCGCGCCGATTGGCCGGGCTCCAGCGGACTCCGGCGGCCTATGCAAATGAGGCCGCGCTCGCAATTAGCGGCCGCGCCGGCGAGGAGGGGGCCGCGGCGCCTCGGGACCGGGGCGCGCGCTGCCCGGCACCGCCTCACATCGCGGGCTCCAGGCGCCGCGCTCCTCGACCGCCCCCGGTGCGGCTCTGGCGGGGCCCGGGTGCGGCGCGGGCCGCGGTGGCCGCCCCTCCGCAGGGCGCAGGCAGCAAACTTTGGCGGCGTCCGCGCGGCGCCGTCTCCGCCGGCGCGCCGGGCTCGCCCCTTTATAGAGTGTCTGCGCCGCCGCCCGCGCCCCCCCCCGCCGCCGCCGGGCGGCCCCTCCCGGAGCGAGCGGCCGCGGGCAGGGCTCCGACCCGGCGCCTTTGTCTCGCCCGGGCTGCTCGGGCGCCGGGCCTCCTGCTCCGGGCGCGCGGGGTCGGCCGGCCGCCTTCACTGCTCCGCCGCGGTTCTCGGCGCAGCTCAGCGCCGGGCCCGCTCGGGCTCAGGTGCCCCCGCTCTCCGGACCTTCTCGCCCGGCCCCGCGTCCCCTCCGCGGGCTTCCCCCGGCGGCCGGCCGGGCTCGGAGGCTCGCGGCCGGAGCGGAGCGGAGTGCGCACGCCGGGGTGGCAGGACTTCGGCAAGACCAACTTTCCGGTTCGGAAGCGGCGCGGGCCGCGCggctcctcccctcctttccctcccctgcGTGCCCCCTCCCTTTCACTCCCTCCTCTCCCCGCCCCCCATCCCGCGGGCCCCACCGACTCCGGAGCGCCCGCCCCGCCCGCTGCCGCCACCGGGGCCGCCTCGCCCCCGCGCCAGCCCGCCGGAGCCTCTGCGCCGCCGTCGGCTTCTTAAATGCAGGAAAGGGAGGGGACCGCAGGACCCCGGTGTCCCCACCCTAGTCCCCCTTCCCCATGGCCCTCCGGGCGCCAGCGGAGTGGGCAGCGAGCGCGACCGAAAGTTCCAACTCCACCAAAGTCCTGCGCGCGGCCCACCCCGTTCCCGGATTTCGGGGATGACACGGGCGCCAG TGGCCCTGTCTGATGTGAAGCGTCAGCACGGATGGCCTCCTGGAGCTTCCCCGAGTCTTTCGCTGGGGGAAGCGGGCGGTGAGCGGCCGGCCCGGGGCGCTCCGCGGGCCGCGAGCTCCTGGCAGGGCTGGTGGCGGGGGTCCGCCTGGGGGAGGAATCCCCGCCTGCTCCATCGGACCCGGCCTGGCGCGGCTCGCGGCGCTCGGCGGGCTGCCTTCCATTCTAGAATCTTCCCGCTTGCTTCCCAGCCCGAGTTCTCCCGCCCGCCTTTAATTGT AATTTACAGGACTAAAGAGTTTGGGGAAGTCGCAGAGCCGCAGCGGAAAGGCAGGGGTCTGAGACTACTTTCGAGAGGAGAAACAACGCAAAACGATCGCTGGACGGCCAGAGCCCTGGTCGAAG GTGTGGACCTGGGGAGGATCTTCTAA